One stretch of Natronobacterium gregoryi SP2 DNA includes these proteins:
- the thiE gene encoding thiamine phosphate synthase, with product MNPSNWETYLVTQESVSSGRPTLEIVADAIAGGVDVVQLREKETDARRRYELGLELRELTAEAGVDLIVNDRVDVARAIDADGVHVGQSDLPVSVARDLLGPDTIVGCSTSTVEQAREAAADSADYLGVGTIYGTTSKDVAEEKDGVGPERVAEITDAVSIPVVGIGGVTAENAASVVEAGASGVAVISEITTAEDPQTATETLVEAVETTKAVDDEGSEE from the coding sequence ATGAACCCGTCGAACTGGGAAACCTATCTCGTCACGCAGGAATCGGTCTCGAGCGGACGCCCGACGCTCGAAATCGTCGCGGACGCGATCGCTGGCGGGGTCGATGTCGTCCAGCTCCGCGAGAAAGAGACCGACGCGCGGCGGCGGTACGAACTCGGGCTCGAATTGCGCGAGCTGACCGCGGAGGCGGGTGTCGACCTGATCGTCAACGATCGCGTCGATGTCGCACGGGCGATCGACGCCGATGGAGTCCACGTCGGCCAGTCGGATCTGCCGGTCTCGGTCGCACGCGACCTGCTCGGTCCAGACACGATCGTCGGCTGTTCGACTTCGACGGTCGAGCAAGCCCGGGAGGCGGCAGCCGACAGCGCGGACTACCTCGGCGTCGGCACGATCTACGGGACGACCTCGAAAGATGTCGCCGAGGAGAAAGACGGCGTTGGTCCCGAGCGAGTCGCGGAGATTACCGACGCGGTCTCGATCCCGGTCGTCGGAATCGGCGGCGTCACCGCAGAAAACGCGGCCTCGGTCGTCGAAGCGGGCGCGTCGGGTGTCGCCGTCATCTCCGAGATCACGACCGCAGAGGACCCACAGACTGCAACCGAGACACTCGTGGAGGCCGTCGAAACGACGAAGGCAGTCGATGACGAAGGGAGTGAAGAATGA
- the thiM gene encoding hydroxyethylthiazole kinase, with product MTHIDVTSDALADSLQAVANGQPLIQALTNEVTMNDVANLILHWDALPVMADSPGDAGEMADLASALLLNTGQVPREKVDAMHEAGAQANETELPVVLDPVGVGSTPTRKSVVKDLLSAIDFSIIKGNYGEISALAGVDAEVRGVESVGDYDEIEHAARSLADSSDAVVVASGVEDIVAGSDGVYRLTAGHEMLGEVVGTGCMLGATVASFAGAVEDDHVAALHGTLAFGLAGERAAEMTYSGPGSYRTNFEDAVYGFTAENPTDTDLESRVERLN from the coding sequence ATGACCCACATCGACGTCACGAGTGACGCGCTCGCGGACTCGCTCCAGGCCGTCGCCAACGGCCAGCCGCTAATCCAGGCGCTGACAAACGAGGTGACGATGAACGACGTGGCGAACCTCATTCTCCACTGGGACGCACTGCCGGTGATGGCCGACTCGCCCGGTGACGCCGGTGAGATGGCCGATCTCGCCAGTGCCCTCTTGCTCAACACCGGACAGGTGCCACGTGAGAAAGTCGACGCGATGCACGAAGCTGGCGCGCAAGCGAACGAAACCGAACTCCCAGTCGTCCTCGATCCAGTCGGCGTCGGCTCGACGCCCACCCGGAAGTCGGTCGTGAAAGACCTACTCTCTGCGATCGACTTCTCGATTATCAAGGGGAACTACGGCGAGATAAGCGCACTCGCCGGTGTCGACGCCGAGGTCAGGGGCGTCGAATCCGTCGGCGACTACGACGAGATCGAACACGCTGCCAGGTCACTGGCCGACTCGAGCGACGCGGTCGTCGTCGCCTCGGGAGTCGAAGATATCGTCGCCGGCAGCGACGGCGTGTACCGACTGACCGCTGGCCACGAGATGCTCGGCGAGGTCGTCGGCACCGGCTGCATGCTCGGAGCGACCGTCGCGTCGTTTGCCGGCGCGGTCGAGGACGACCACGTGGCCGCCCTCCACGGAACGCTCGCGTTCGGCCTCGCCGGCGAGCGTGCGGCCGAGATGACCTACAGCGGACCAGGTAGCTACCGAACGAACTTCGAAGACGCCGTCTACGGGTTCACGGCCGAGAACCCGACGGACACAGACCTCGAGTCGCGGGTCGAACGACTAAACTGA
- a CDS encoding ribbon-helix-helix domain-containing protein: MVKSTVRFPAEVIERVQAHTDEGEFTNKSEFQRFAVEYLLTELEDDYEPTLTQFDEIRENALEDDDPEPTELIQTAEPSEFLRTASRVRQCALRGDVETAYELIDTRQPPESPKAMLLDLIVQGVTSDETE; this comes from the coding sequence ATGGTCAAGTCGACGGTTCGGTTCCCCGCGGAGGTGATAGAGCGCGTCCAAGCACACACTGACGAGGGCGAGTTTACCAACAAGTCGGAGTTCCAGCGCTTTGCCGTGGAGTACTTACTCACCGAACTCGAAGACGACTACGAACCGACACTGACGCAGTTCGACGAGATCCGCGAGAACGCACTCGAGGATGACGACCCCGAACCGACCGAACTCATCCAGACTGCCGAACCATCGGAGTTTCTCCGGACGGCGAGTCGCGTCCGCCAGTGTGCGCTCCGAGGCGACGTCGAGACGGCGTACGAACTGATCGATACGCGACAGCCACCGGAGAGTCCGAAGGCGATGCTTCTCGACCTGATCGTTCAGGGCGTGACGTCCGACGAGACGGAGTGA
- a CDS encoding RNA-guided endonuclease InsQ/TnpB family protein codes for MYYAYKYRLEPSDGQRKELDRQRDICRQLYNHTRYRLNEYRENHGELPSMTTLRSELPGLKKWWDDLNDVYSKVLQTVVERLFNNLSSLSALKENGYDVGQLKWKPPREFRSFTYNQSGFKLDKKGGQTVLSLSKLADIPIRLHREIPDDAALKQVTLKKEPTGEWFATFGVEVDREPPQKPDQPTDVVGIDVGILKYAHDTDGHAVESVDLSDERERLEREQRKLSRKDHGSNNYEKQRRRVAECHADLKNKRRDFLHKLSNYYAREYDLVAIEDLDAKGLVELDGNSRNRAGAAWGTFLQMLEYKCEREGTRFVAVDPAGTTKECAACGVSSEKPLWVREHACPSCGFTADRDWNAAWNILSRGIKQVGAGRSESTSSESPCDSDGLRKSRSDFRTPVETALPTGTTSVPAKRVVEAGSPICSRARSARSHGP; via the coding sequence ATGTACTACGCCTACAAGTATCGCCTCGAGCCGTCTGACGGCCAACGCAAGGAGTTGGACCGCCAGCGCGATATCTGTAGGCAACTATACAATCACACTCGCTACCGCCTCAACGAGTACCGAGAGAACCACGGCGAACTACCGTCCATGACCACGCTTCGGTCGGAGCTACCTGGCCTCAAAAAGTGGTGGGACGACCTCAATGACGTGTACTCGAAAGTTCTTCAGACCGTCGTCGAACGACTGTTCAACAACCTCAGTAGCCTCTCCGCACTCAAAGAGAACGGCTACGACGTCGGCCAACTCAAGTGGAAGCCACCACGCGAGTTCCGCAGTTTCACGTACAACCAGTCTGGCTTCAAGCTCGACAAGAAGGGCGGTCAGACTGTCCTGTCACTCTCGAAACTCGCAGATATTCCGATCCGACTCCACCGAGAAATCCCCGACGACGCCGCACTCAAACAGGTCACGCTCAAGAAGGAGCCAACGGGAGAGTGGTTCGCCACCTTCGGTGTCGAAGTCGACCGAGAGCCACCGCAAAAGCCCGACCAGCCGACGGACGTCGTCGGGATCGACGTAGGCATCCTGAAGTACGCCCACGACACCGATGGTCACGCGGTCGAATCGGTTGACCTCTCGGACGAACGCGAACGGCTCGAGCGAGAGCAACGAAAACTCTCGCGCAAAGATCACGGCTCGAACAACTACGAGAAACAACGCCGTCGCGTGGCCGAGTGTCACGCCGACCTGAAGAACAAGCGCCGAGACTTCTTGCACAAACTCTCGAACTACTACGCTCGAGAGTACGATCTAGTCGCGATCGAAGACCTTGACGCAAAAGGCTTGGTCGAACTTGACGGCAACTCTCGGAACCGTGCTGGAGCAGCGTGGGGGACGTTCCTTCAGATGCTCGAGTACAAGTGCGAACGCGAGGGAACGCGCTTCGTGGCCGTCGATCCGGCTGGAACGACCAAAGAGTGTGCGGCTTGCGGTGTGTCGAGCGAGAAACCGCTGTGGGTCCGCGAACACGCCTGTCCGTCGTGCGGGTTCACCGCCGATCGGGACTGGAACGCGGCCTGGAACATTCTTTCTCGCGGGATCAAGCAGGTAGGAGCGGGACGCTCCGAATCAACGTCCTCAGAATCGCCGTGCGATTCTGATGGGCTGCGAAAATCGCGCAGCGATTTTCGAACGCCTGTGGAGACTGCGCTCCCTACGGGAACCACCTCGGTTCCTGCAAAGCGCGTCGTGGAAGCAGGAAGCCCCATCTGCTCACGGGCGCGAAGCGCCCGTTCGCATGGTCCGTGA
- a CDS encoding AAA family ATPase, whose product MHVIGTVGLPGSGKGEAATVAREDGLPVVTMGDVVRQETADRGLEPAKDHGKVAQALRDENGPAAIAERSFPMIEDRLENADAVLVDGIRSGTEVDVFEERFGDDFTLVSIEAPFDLRAERLESRGRDADEGDGGESLQARDERERGFGMDDAMERADVVVENTGTLEAFRDRIRTIVREGAEAELESTEANP is encoded by the coding sequence ATGCACGTCATCGGAACGGTGGGGCTGCCCGGCAGCGGCAAAGGCGAGGCGGCCACCGTCGCACGCGAGGACGGACTCCCGGTGGTGACGATGGGTGACGTCGTCCGCCAGGAGACGGCCGACCGCGGGCTCGAGCCCGCGAAAGACCACGGGAAGGTCGCCCAGGCGTTGCGTGACGAGAACGGGCCGGCCGCGATCGCAGAGCGGTCGTTCCCGATGATCGAGGATCGCCTCGAGAACGCCGACGCGGTGCTGGTCGACGGCATCCGCTCCGGGACGGAGGTCGATGTCTTCGAGGAGCGGTTCGGCGACGATTTCACCCTGGTCAGTATCGAGGCCCCGTTCGATCTCAGGGCCGAGCGCCTCGAGAGCCGTGGCCGAGACGCGGACGAGGGCGACGGTGGCGAATCGCTGCAGGCACGTGACGAACGCGAACGCGGGTTCGGGATGGACGACGCGATGGAGCGAGCCGACGTCGTCGTCGAGAACACGGGCACGCTCGAGGCGTTTCGCGATCGGATTCGAACGATCGTCCGCGAAGGTGCCGAAGCGGAACTCGAAAGCACGGAGGCAAATCCATGA
- a CDS encoding RNA-binding domain-containing protein translates to MTEVYRVDVEITAPVYDTEVTDRVIDAVANMFPNADLEEEFGEVRGETHSLEHFSELLHRQEILDTARGEFFSSREGDTFSFALKKQAAFQGRVNFSVGEPDELGEIGVRVRVEEPSLEEYVDHIAPSTENGRPVDE, encoded by the coding sequence ATGACCGAGGTCTACCGCGTCGACGTCGAGATCACTGCGCCGGTGTACGACACCGAGGTTACGGATCGGGTGATCGACGCTGTCGCCAACATGTTTCCGAACGCCGATCTCGAGGAGGAGTTCGGCGAGGTCAGGGGTGAGACACACTCGCTGGAGCACTTCTCGGAGCTGTTGCACCGTCAGGAAATCTTAGATACCGCTCGCGGCGAGTTCTTCTCGAGCCGGGAGGGCGACACCTTCAGCTTCGCACTGAAGAAACAGGCTGCTTTCCAGGGTCGCGTGAACTTCTCGGTCGGCGAACCGGACGAACTCGGCGAGATCGGCGTCCGCGTCCGGGTCGAGGAGCCGAGCCTCGAGGAGTACGTCGACCACATTGCGCCGTCGACGGAAAACGGGCGGCCGGTCGACGAGTAG
- a CDS encoding twin-arginine translocation signal domain-containing protein, whose translation MNRRQFLATGATLASIAAGGCVGCATAPSLSLSMEATSNADIADRLTRSLESDDEDDRIALEAAEGETVTAEGLSEPFPSESPYVHDGAVYVAETTVTDRTPGTSFGYKINPVDEDETLDPENAIHYEDLPEVDRDAFGDRWDSPEPFLGYGASVYYLEDDVDDSVLVPDQEYEVIAWPETRGRLEIDDGTDRPLKTYEYTAEVVADSLEAYGREIRDLVAFELGPLDDDTAAVVEQAIEGGTYSVPDGEELSATEARVATEFEGEEQVRRPNDSPRNPSSPNGRYVVRYENEIYWTEIRVQRE comes from the coding sequence ATGAACCGACGCCAGTTCCTCGCGACTGGTGCGACGCTGGCCTCGATAGCCGCCGGTGGCTGCGTGGGCTGTGCGACCGCGCCGTCGCTCTCGCTCTCCATGGAAGCGACGTCGAACGCCGATATCGCTGATCGATTGACCAGATCCCTCGAGTCGGACGACGAAGACGACCGGATCGCTCTCGAGGCCGCCGAGGGCGAGACCGTGACTGCAGAGGGGCTCTCGGAACCGTTCCCGTCTGAGTCGCCGTACGTCCACGACGGGGCCGTCTACGTCGCCGAGACGACGGTCACCGACCGGACCCCGGGAACGTCGTTCGGCTACAAGATCAACCCGGTCGACGAGGACGAGACCCTCGACCCCGAGAACGCGATTCACTACGAGGACCTCCCCGAGGTCGACCGAGACGCGTTCGGGGATCGCTGGGACTCCCCCGAGCCGTTCCTCGGCTACGGCGCGTCCGTCTACTACCTCGAGGACGACGTCGACGACTCGGTGCTGGTTCCCGACCAGGAGTACGAGGTCATCGCCTGGCCGGAGACGCGCGGTCGTCTCGAGATCGACGACGGAACCGATCGGCCGCTGAAGACCTACGAGTACACCGCCGAGGTCGTCGCCGACTCGCTCGAGGCGTACGGACGGGAGATTCGGGACCTCGTCGCGTTCGAACTCGGCCCGCTCGACGACGACACAGCGGCAGTCGTCGAGCAGGCGATCGAGGGAGGAACGTACAGCGTCCCCGACGGCGAGGAACTATCGGCGACAGAAGCGCGCGTCGCGACCGAGTTCGAGGGCGAAGAACAGGTACGACGGCCCAACGACTCTCCACGTAACCCGTCGTCGCCGAACGGCAGGTACGTGGTCCGGTACGAGAACGAGATCTACTGGACCGAAATCCGCGTTCAGAGGGAGTGA
- a CDS encoding CBS domain-containing protein, with product MHDTIPVAEVMVTDVVTAPPDANVTRAATLMRDESVSSVVVARDEIPVGILTEGDFATHLCERADLRDHELADVMSEPLETIAPETTIVEAVDVLRTDDLEHLPVVDDGELVGILTTTELSYYVPHLANQARHAKESDEKAGSLRRQVRTDTQYERDEWEFEYRGDDEETVSVGDVARFSKVLSSEDVEAFAESSGDTNRLHLDGGYAAETQFGERIVHGVLATGLISAALARLPGLTIYLSQESSFRAPLSTGDRATATCEIVERLGDDRYRIETTVTDGDDAVVLEGDAVVLIDELPPEPSAGTESATTD from the coding sequence ATGCACGATACGATCCCGGTCGCCGAGGTCATGGTTACCGACGTCGTCACCGCACCACCGGACGCAAACGTCACGCGAGCAGCGACGCTGATGCGCGACGAGAGCGTCAGTTCGGTGGTCGTCGCTCGAGACGAGATCCCCGTCGGAATCCTCACGGAAGGAGACTTTGCGACGCACCTCTGTGAGCGGGCCGACCTCCGCGACCACGAACTGGCCGACGTGATGTCCGAACCGCTCGAGACGATCGCACCCGAGACGACCATCGTCGAGGCGGTCGACGTACTTCGGACGGACGACCTCGAACATTTACCGGTCGTCGACGACGGCGAGCTCGTGGGTATCCTCACAACGACGGAACTGTCCTACTATGTGCCACATCTCGCCAATCAGGCTCGTCACGCGAAGGAAAGCGACGAAAAAGCGGGGTCGCTACGTCGGCAGGTCCGAACCGACACCCAGTACGAACGCGACGAGTGGGAGTTCGAGTACCGCGGCGACGACGAGGAGACCGTCTCGGTCGGCGACGTCGCTCGGTTTTCGAAGGTCCTCTCGAGCGAGGATGTCGAGGCGTTTGCGGAGAGCAGCGGAGACACGAATCGGCTCCACCTCGACGGAGGATACGCCGCCGAGACGCAGTTTGGTGAGCGGATCGTCCACGGTGTGCTCGCGACCGGGTTGATCAGTGCGGCGCTCGCTCGGCTTCCGGGGCTGACGATCTATCTCTCCCAGGAGAGTAGTTTCCGTGCGCCGCTGTCGACCGGTGACCGGGCCACCGCGACCTGCGAGATCGTCGAGCGTCTCGGCGACGACCGGTACCGGATCGAGACCACGGTCACGGACGGAGACGACGCCGTCGTCCTGGAGGGGGACGCTGTCGTGTTGATCGACGAGTTGCCGCCCGAGCCGTCGGCCGGGACGGAGTCGGCGACGACCGACTGA
- a CDS encoding signal recognition particle protein Srp54 has protein sequence MVLDDLGSSLRGTLDTLRGKSRVSEEDVEEIVKEIQRSLISADVDIALVQELSDNIEARALEEEPPAGTPARDFVLSIVYEELVDLIGDSTELPLEEQTILLAGLQGSGKTTSAAKMAWWFSTKGLRPAVIQTDTFRPGAYDQAQEMAERAEVDFYGDPDADDPVEIARQGLEETEEADVHIVDTAGRHALEDDLIDEIEQIEGVVEPDTSLLVLDAAIGQGAKDQAQQFDESIGIDGVAITKLDGTAKGGGALTAVDQTDSSIAFLGTGEEVQDVERFEPDGFISRLLGMGDLGQLAERVERAMEQTDLEEDDWDPEDMLQGNFTLNDMQKQMEAVNNMGALDQVMDMIPGFGSGVKDQLPDDAMDVTQERMRTFSVIMDSMTDTEKEYPKAIGASQIERIARGSGTSEDEVRELLQQYKMMEKTIKQFQGMGSEQEMQRMMQQMQQQGGGGGGGMGGMGPF, from the coding sequence ATGGTACTCGACGATCTCGGAAGCTCCCTGCGGGGAACGCTCGACACACTCCGCGGGAAGTCACGAGTCAGCGAGGAAGACGTCGAGGAGATCGTCAAGGAGATCCAGCGCTCGCTGATCTCCGCCGACGTCGACATCGCACTGGTACAGGAGCTCTCGGACAACATCGAAGCGCGTGCACTGGAAGAAGAGCCACCCGCCGGCACGCCCGCGAGAGACTTCGTCCTCAGCATCGTCTACGAGGAACTGGTCGATCTCATCGGCGACTCCACGGAGCTACCGCTCGAGGAACAGACGATCCTGCTTGCGGGCCTGCAGGGGTCCGGGAAGACCACCTCCGCCGCGAAGATGGCCTGGTGGTTCTCGACGAAGGGGCTGCGTCCGGCAGTCATCCAGACCGACACCTTCCGGCCCGGTGCCTACGACCAGGCCCAGGAGATGGCCGAACGCGCCGAAGTCGACTTCTACGGCGACCCCGACGCCGACGACCCCGTCGAAATCGCACGCCAGGGTCTCGAGGAAACCGAAGAGGCCGACGTCCACATCGTGGACACGGCTGGCCGCCACGCCCTCGAGGACGACCTGATCGACGAAATCGAGCAGATCGAGGGCGTCGTCGAGCCCGACACCTCCTTGCTCGTACTGGACGCCGCGATCGGTCAGGGTGCGAAAGACCAGGCCCAGCAGTTCGACGAGTCGATCGGCATTGACGGCGTCGCCATCACGAAACTCGACGGGACGGCGAAGGGTGGTGGCGCGCTCACCGCAGTCGACCAGACTGACTCCTCGATCGCCTTCCTCGGGACCGGCGAGGAGGTCCAAGACGTCGAACGCTTCGAGCCCGACGGCTTCATCTCCCGGCTACTCGGGATGGGCGACCTCGGCCAACTCGCCGAACGCGTCGAACGGGCGATGGAGCAGACGGACCTCGAGGAGGACGACTGGGACCCCGAGGACATGCTGCAGGGCAATTTCACCCTGAACGACATGCAAAAGCAGATGGAGGCAGTCAACAACATGGGGGCGCTCGACCAGGTGATGGACATGATCCCCGGCTTCGGCAGCGGCGTCAAAGATCAGCTTCCCGACGACGCGATGGACGTCACCCAGGAGCGGATGCGCACTTTCAGCGTCATCATGGACTCGATGACCGATACCGAGAAAGAGTATCCGAAAGCGATCGGCGCGAGCCAGATCGAACGCATCGCGCGTGGCTCCGGCACCAGCGAAGACGAGGTCCGAGAACTGCTCCAGCAGTACAAGATGATGGAGAAGACGATCAAGCAGTTCCAGGGGATGGGCTCCGAACAGGAGATGCAACGCATGATGCAACAAATGCAACAGCAAGGCGGCGGTGGCGGCGGTGGTATGGGCGGAATGGGTCCGTTCTGA
- a CDS encoding type II toxin-antitoxin system HicB family antitoxin produces MSEGDVEPVDFEDIDTDPTEYDALADAAVVMRVNEHGLYIVDDEETAVSSQGQTPEQALANLAEAVDSYREASVDETGDDWL; encoded by the coding sequence ATGAGCGAAGGAGACGTCGAACCCGTCGACTTCGAGGACATCGATACCGACCCGACCGAGTACGACGCACTCGCAGATGCAGCGGTGGTGATGCGAGTCAACGAGCACGGCCTCTACATCGTCGACGACGAGGAGACTGCCGTCTCGAGTCAGGGACAGACGCCCGAGCAGGCCCTCGCGAACCTGGCAGAAGCAGTCGACTCGTACCGGGAGGCAAGCGTCGACGAGACGGGCGACGACTGGCTGTAG
- a CDS encoding dihydrolipoyl dehydrogenase → MTEYDVVVIGGGSGSQVATAAADRGLGAAVVERGPLGGACITRGCIPSKALIHRADVVEEIQRAKRAGIDATLEGVAYDEITDAIYDAVYEKADRQAESLEEAENVTLYRGEGRFVDDRTLAVDGNDETHEISGEQLVVAVGSRPVEPPIDGLEDVDYLTSDDALYLDDRPDELAIVGGGYIGAELGYFFGALGTDVSIVGRSDHLIPREDDEIRSLVTGALAEYCELYTGHGASSVAETDGDVLVTAEPSDDGDAVEITADDLLLATGRVPNTDTLDLETTAIETDDSGFVETDERLETAVDGVWALGDAVGDEPYKHAADYESRVVAANALDADGQKVDYDAMPHAIFTSPQVASVGKTEDELEAGNRSYESATVPFDVSPLGSIREADGLVKVLAAPDGDILGCHVAGPEAASLIQEVVVAMDRSGGTVADVVEPVHVHPALSESIYAAFDELADREFSTAPDWRDGGD, encoded by the coding sequence ATGACCGAGTACGACGTCGTCGTCATCGGCGGCGGATCGGGTAGCCAGGTCGCGACCGCCGCGGCCGACCGCGGCCTCGGCGCAGCCGTCGTCGAACGCGGGCCGCTCGGCGGTGCCTGTATCACGCGTGGCTGTATCCCCTCGAAGGCACTCATCCACCGCGCGGACGTGGTAGAGGAGATTCAGCGTGCAAAGCGAGCAGGAATCGACGCGACGCTCGAGGGCGTCGCCTACGACGAGATCACCGACGCGATCTACGACGCCGTCTACGAGAAGGCAGACCGGCAGGCAGAGAGCCTCGAGGAGGCGGAGAACGTCACGCTCTACCGGGGTGAGGGACGATTCGTCGACGATCGGACGCTCGCGGTCGACGGGAACGACGAGACGCACGAAATCAGCGGCGAACAGCTCGTCGTCGCCGTCGGGAGTCGGCCGGTGGAGCCGCCGATCGACGGCCTCGAGGATGTCGACTACCTCACCAGCGACGACGCGCTCTACCTCGACGACCGGCCCGACGAACTCGCCATCGTCGGTGGCGGCTACATCGGGGCGGAACTGGGCTACTTCTTCGGCGCGCTCGGCACCGACGTCTCCATCGTCGGCCGCAGCGACCACCTGATCCCCAGGGAGGACGACGAGATACGCAGCCTCGTCACGGGCGCGCTCGCGGAGTACTGCGAGCTGTACACGGGTCACGGGGCGTCGTCAGTGGCAGAGACAGACGGCGATGTACTCGTCACCGCGGAGCCGAGCGACGACGGCGACGCCGTCGAGATCACCGCCGACGACCTCCTGCTCGCGACCGGGCGCGTCCCGAACACCGACACCCTCGATCTCGAGACGACGGCCATCGAAACCGACGATTCGGGGTTCGTCGAAACCGACGAACGGCTCGAGACGGCCGTCGACGGCGTCTGGGCGCTGGGCGATGCCGTCGGTGACGAGCCGTACAAACACGCCGCGGACTACGAGTCGCGGGTGGTGGCGGCGAACGCGCTCGACGCGGACGGGCAGAAAGTGGACTACGACGCCATGCCACACGCCATTTTCACCTCGCCACAGGTCGCAAGCGTCGGGAAGACGGAGGATGAACTCGAGGCCGGAAATCGCTCTTACGAGTCGGCGACGGTTCCGTTCGACGTCTCGCCGCTGGGGTCGATCCGAGAGGCCGACGGGCTGGTGAAGGTACTCGCCGCGCCGGACGGGGATATCTTGGGCTGTCACGTCGCCGGGCCGGAAGCCGCCTCGCTGATCCAAGAGGTCGTCGTCGCGATGGATCGCAGTGGAGGGACCGTCGCGGACGTCGTCGAACCCGTTCACGTCCATCCTGCGCTCTCGGAGTCGATCTACGCCGCGTTCGACGAACTGGCCGACCGCGAGTTCTCGACGGCTCCGGACTGGCGAGACGGCGGAGATTGA
- a CDS encoding FAD-dependent oxidoreductase: MSDDTDDTTSDASVLVVGGGPAGLSAALFTAKNGLETTVFDTDETWMHKAHLFNYLGIGSVGGSEFMATARQQVDDFGADRRQGEEVTGVSETDDGFAVETADGGYDADYVILATGANRDLAAELGCEFTDEDVVDVGVEMETSVDDLYATGAMVRVEEWQAAIAVGDGAAAALNILSKEKGERYHDFDVPADAERVFGEQLAE, from the coding sequence GTGAGCGACGATACTGACGACACGACTTCGGACGCATCGGTACTCGTAGTCGGCGGCGGCCCCGCCGGTCTGAGCGCGGCGCTGTTTACCGCGAAAAACGGCCTCGAGACGACTGTCTTCGACACCGACGAGACGTGGATGCACAAGGCCCACCTGTTCAACTACCTGGGGATCGGCTCGGTCGGTGGCAGCGAGTTCATGGCGACCGCACGCCAGCAGGTCGACGACTTCGGTGCCGATCGCCGCCAGGGCGAAGAGGTGACGGGTGTCAGCGAGACGGACGACGGGTTTGCCGTCGAGACCGCCGACGGCGGGTACGACGCCGACTACGTCATCCTCGCAACGGGTGCGAACCGCGACCTCGCGGCGGAACTGGGCTGTGAGTTCACCGACGAGGACGTCGTCGACGTCGGGGTCGAGATGGAGACGAGCGTCGACGACCTCTACGCGACGGGCGCGATGGTTCGCGTCGAAGAGTGGCAGGCTGCGATCGCGGTCGGTGACGGAGCCGCTGCCGCGCTGAATATCCTCTCGAAAGAGAAGGGCGAACGCTACCACGACTTCGACGTGCCCGCAGACGCCGAACGGGTCTTCGGCGAGCAACTCGCGGAGTAA
- a CDS encoding VOC family protein translates to MSEPDADGDEVPVTSDPPDSPVYTTGTDHITIWGSNAADTIAFYRDLLGMPLVLRQPNLDDPSQTHLFFDTGDGRILTVFVSDDRPSARGQRGGVGAVHHLCFSVDPEEYEDVMAALEEAGHQYNVFDRGIFHSIYTQDNNGLVIELSADKYEIPDDRRGEVLAKAQQLREADGAEYAKDEHLRNAIDELGLEVVEHDLPDASAGVGGVE, encoded by the coding sequence ATGTCCGAACCCGACGCAGACGGTGACGAGGTCCCGGTCACGTCCGACCCCCCCGACAGTCCCGTCTACACCACCGGAACCGACCACATCACCATCTGGGGGAGTAACGCGGCGGACACCATCGCGTTCTACCGCGATCTGCTCGGAATGCCCCTCGTCTTGCGCCAGCCAAATCTGGACGATCCCTCCCAGACGCATCTGTTCTTCGACACCGGCGACGGCCGCATCCTCACCGTCTTCGTCAGCGACGATCGACCGTCGGCACGCGGCCAGCGCGGCGGCGTCGGCGCGGTCCACCACCTCTGTTTCAGCGTCGATCCCGAGGAGTACGAGGACGTGATGGCGGCACTCGAGGAGGCGGGACACCAGTACAACGTCTTCGATCGAGGGATCTTCCACTCGATCTACACCCAGGACAACAACGGACTGGTGATCGAACTCTCGGCGGACAAGTACGAGATCCCCGACGACCGCCGTGGTGAGGTGCTGGCGAAAGCCCAGCAACTCCGTGAGGCGGACGGTGCGGAGTACGCCAAGGACGAACACCTCCGGAACGCCATCGACGAACTCGGCCTCGAAGTCGTCGAACACGACCTGCCCGATGCGAGTGCGGGTGTCGGGGGCGTCGAATGA